One Algibacter sp. L3A6 genomic region harbors:
- a CDS encoding glycoside hydrolase family 30 protein: MKIFKGILVLGLIAFSACKEEEKSLAVSWVSSTENSVWTEKKYELIINKEIADILISIDTNKQEQEITGFGGCFNELGWDALGMVTPEEKQQILNDLFSQAEGCKFSLCRMPIGANDYAVDWYSHNETEGDFAMKNFSIDRDKKRLIPYIKEAQKINPDVAVWASPWCPPSWMKHSKHYACKYNPEFNDLPEEWSSTEELVSRFITEPAYFEAYALYFSKFVQAYAEEGIDISAVHVQNEYNSAQNFPSCVWKPEDLGIFIADYLGPKFKSEKLDTEIWLGTVERPQIERVSDIVEYKNAEDYVKGIGFQWAGKGAIEAVHAKYPDMQLMQTETECGDGSNDWKAAEYTFNLMKHYFENGANSYMYWNMVLDETGKSQWGWKQNSMISIDSKTKAIKYNPEFYLMKHLSAFVAPGSVKLAASGDTNNALAFYNKANNEVTVLAYNNTSEAQELALNINNEIVKVALDGKSFNTLAVSLN, translated from the coding sequence ATGAAAATATTTAAAGGTATACTGGTATTAGGGTTAATTGCTTTTTCAGCTTGTAAAGAGGAAGAAAAAAGTTTAGCTGTATCATGGGTAAGCAGTACTGAAAATAGTGTTTGGACAGAAAAAAAATATGAACTTATTATAAATAAAGAAATTGCCGATATCTTAATTTCTATTGATACTAATAAACAAGAACAAGAAATAACTGGTTTTGGAGGTTGTTTTAATGAGTTAGGTTGGGATGCTTTAGGCATGGTTACACCAGAAGAAAAACAACAAATTCTAAACGATTTATTTAGTCAGGCTGAAGGTTGTAAATTTAGTTTATGTAGAATGCCTATTGGTGCTAATGACTATGCTGTAGATTGGTATAGCCATAATGAAACGGAAGGCGATTTCGCAATGAAAAACTTTTCTATCGATCGTGATAAAAAACGTTTAATTCCATACATTAAGGAAGCCCAAAAAATAAATCCAGATGTGGCTGTTTGGGCTTCACCATGGTGCCCACCATCTTGGATGAAACATAGCAAACATTATGCGTGTAAATATAATCCTGAATTTAATGATTTACCAGAAGAATGGAGTTCTACAGAAGAATTGGTTTCACGTTTTATAACAGAACCAGCATATTTTGAAGCCTACGCTTTATATTTTTCAAAGTTTGTTCAGGCTTACGCCGAAGAGGGGATTGATATTAGTGCTGTACATGTTCAGAATGAATATAACTCGGCACAAAATTTTCCATCATGCGTATGGAAACCCGAAGATTTAGGGATTTTTATAGCAGATTATTTAGGTCCAAAATTTAAGTCTGAAAAATTAGACACAGAAATTTGGTTAGGAACTGTTGAACGTCCTCAAATAGAGCGTGTTTCAGATATTGTAGAATACAAAAACGCAGAAGATTATGTAAAAGGTATTGGTTTTCAGTGGGCTGGCAAAGGTGCTATTGAAGCTGTGCATGCTAAATATCCAGACATGCAATTAATGCAAACTGAAACAGAATGTGGAGACGGTTCTAACGATTGGAAAGCCGCAGAATACACCTTCAATTTAATGAAACATTACTTTGAAAACGGTGCCAACTCATACATGTATTGGAATATGGTTTTAGATGAAACAGGAAAAAGTCAATGGGGATGGAAACAGAACTCTATGATTTCTATTGATAGTAAAACCAAAGCCATAAAATACAACCCTGAGTTTTATTTAATGAAACATTTAAGTGCTTTTGTAGCGCCAGGTTCGGTAAAATTAGCAGCCTCTGGAGATACTAATAACGCACTTGCTTTTTATAACAAAGCCAATAATGAGGTAACTGTTTTGGCTTACAACAATACTTCGGAAGCGCAAGAATTAGCATTAAACATCAATAACGAAATTGTAAAAGTAGCCCTAGACGGAAAATCTTTTAACACGCTTGCTGTAAGTTTAAATTAG
- a CDS encoding right-handed parallel beta-helix repeat-containing protein, which translates to MFFFILMVLLTVKLQAQVTFYVSTAGNDLNTGSQSQPLATLQGARDAIRNYKNQNGINHSFEVLIESGNYIMKAPLELNAMDSGSSNFPIIYKAAKGAKPVFSGGKKITGFKVNSNGLWEAKIPESSHYKWNFDQLYVNNKRATLARTPNKGFIKIDTVTQTIWKHGTSKVAEKAEQSIFFKAKEAKILSEIKQEEIHNVRFKAFHKWDYTLRHIDAIDTDSLKLITSGKGMKPWNPLKKDRRLIFENYEAALDSVGEWYLKDNGTLLYKPLEGQTIANTEVIAPVLENLISISGTPNDNAKHITFEGLTFKHAHYKIPITGSEPNQAAAKLNAAILGKYANHIEFLKCEVSQIGQHAIWLGKGTTYSMVEHCYLHHLGGGGIYLGDFKPLDGKAHTNHISVENNIIQTGGQEFPASVGVWVGHSADNTISHNDIGNFYYTGISVGWVWGYKPSLAKRNTITYNHIHHIGWDLLSDMAGIYTLGASEGTQVTHNVINNVHAYSYGGWGMYADEGSSGITFKNNLVYNTKTGGFQQNYGKNNTVENNILAFAKKYQLQCTISEDHKSFTFTNNIIIFKEGLVAKGAWDDVNAEMDHNIYWNINGSDYNFNNHDFKGWKKLGFDKNSHISNPFFKDAESFNFNFKRNTTYKKINFKPFNYSEAGVYGSNDWVEKSKLSQSITKAFDAAVEKNMKMKIKR; encoded by the coding sequence ATGTTTTTTTTCATTTTAATGGTTCTTTTAACTGTTAAACTTCAGGCACAAGTTACATTTTATGTTTCTACCGCCGGAAACGATTTAAATACAGGCAGCCAATCGCAACCTCTTGCTACATTGCAAGGGGCTCGCGATGCCATTAGAAACTATAAAAATCAAAATGGTATAAACCATAGTTTTGAGGTGCTTATCGAATCTGGAAATTACATCATGAAAGCGCCTTTGGAACTCAACGCTATGGACAGTGGTTCATCTAACTTTCCAATAATCTACAAAGCAGCAAAAGGTGCAAAACCTGTTTTTAGCGGTGGAAAAAAAATAACAGGTTTCAAAGTTAATTCAAATGGCCTTTGGGAAGCTAAAATTCCAGAAAGCAGCCACTACAAATGGAATTTCGATCAACTTTATGTTAACAATAAACGCGCTACTTTGGCAAGAACGCCAAATAAAGGCTTTATAAAAATTGATACGGTAACGCAAACTATTTGGAAACACGGTACATCGAAAGTGGCCGAAAAAGCAGAGCAAAGCATTTTCTTTAAAGCAAAAGAAGCCAAAATACTTTCAGAAATTAAACAGGAAGAAATTCACAATGTACGTTTTAAAGCATTCCATAAATGGGATTATACCTTACGACATATTGATGCCATAGATACCGATAGTTTAAAACTTATAACTTCTGGTAAAGGCATGAAGCCATGGAATCCGTTAAAAAAGGATAGACGCCTTATTTTTGAAAACTATGAAGCGGCTCTAGATTCTGTGGGCGAATGGTATTTAAAAGATAACGGCACTTTATTATACAAACCATTAGAAGGCCAAACTATAGCAAACACCGAAGTTATTGCTCCCGTTTTAGAAAACCTGATATCTATTTCTGGCACGCCCAACGATAATGCAAAACACATTACTTTTGAAGGGTTAACTTTTAAACATGCGCATTACAAAATTCCGATTACAGGTTCAGAACCAAATCAAGCTGCTGCAAAACTTAATGCCGCTATTTTAGGGAAATACGCAAACCATATTGAGTTTTTAAAATGTGAAGTTTCGCAAATTGGTCAACATGCCATCTGGCTTGGAAAAGGCACAACATATTCCATGGTAGAACACTGTTATTTGCATCATCTTGGTGGTGGCGGTATCTATTTAGGCGATTTTAAACCTCTAGATGGTAAAGCACATACTAATCATATTTCGGTAGAAAATAATATTATTCAAACTGGTGGCCAAGAGTTCCCTGCTTCGGTTGGTGTATGGGTTGGCCATAGTGCAGACAATACCATTTCTCATAACGACATTGGGAATTTCTACTATACAGGAATTTCGGTAGGTTGGGTTTGGGGCTATAAGCCTAGTTTAGCAAAACGTAACACTATTACTTATAATCATATTCATCATATTGGTTGGGATTTACTTAGTGATATGGCAGGTATTTATACCTTAGGCGCTTCCGAAGGCACACAAGTTACCCATAATGTTATCAATAACGTTCACGCCTATTCTTATGGCGGTTGGGGTATGTATGCCGATGAAGGGTCTTCTGGAATTACCTTTAAAAACAACTTAGTTTACAATACTAAAACGGGCGGATTTCAGCAGAATTACGGAAAAAATAATACCGTTGAAAATAACATTTTAGCCTTTGCAAAAAAGTATCAATTGCAATGTACTATTTCTGAAGATCATAAATCTTTCACCTTTACAAATAACATTATCATTTTTAAAGAAGGTCTTGTTGCCAAAGGTGCCTGGGACGATGTTAATGCTGAGATGGATCATAATATTTATTGGAATATTAATGGTAGCGATTATAACTTTAATAATCATGATTTTAAAGGATGGAAAAAATTAGGCTTCGATAAAAACAGCCACATTTCTAATCCGTTTTTTAAAGATGCTGAAAGTTTTAATTTCAACTTCAAAAGAAATACGACTTATAAAAAAATAAACTTTAAGCCATTTAACTATTCCGAAGCTGGCGTTTATGGTAGTAATGACTGGGTTGAAAAATCAAAATTATCTCAATCTATTACTAAAGCCTTTGATGCCGCTGTTGAAAAGAATATGAAAATGAAGATTAAAAGATAA
- a CDS encoding beta-N-acetylhexosaminidase has translation MINTSYKTNIYGAKTVALFLVCLMFSVNIYAQDVQNTFIPQPESVVYASGGFKLDENTQVFIPKKFTKTLAPIVSSTLTNDTGLSLTVNTGRTSASKNVIVFEKAKNASIEAEGYILEVNASKITVKATDYAGLFNGFQTLRQAIPAGSNGSTAIPSMTITDNPRFHWRGVLFDVSRHFQTKAFILKQLDVLASYKINKFHWHLTDDQGWRIEIKKYPNLTQKGAWRADRTGIAWWSREPATADEPKTVGGFYTQEDIKEVIAYASARNIEVIPEIDVPGHSKALVASYPELFCFDGETDANFELATGGKAPDNAVCAGKETTYAFLEDVIKEVAELFPSKYIHIGGDECNKTNWKKCPHCQKVMTDHNLADEEELQSHFIQKVNKIVTAQNKLMIGWDEILSGKGAKGATIMAWRRGMHTPELQAPREGYPTIMTSYLHSYISRVQGPTFMEPEGPNSVLPLSVVYNHEPIPDELTAEEASRVLGNQTCLWAEFTPTEEHFEYMLYPRTLASAEVSWSNPKVKNWERFQNALKSDHFERLERDKVNYANSMFTVYPAFAIDQLNTEAIVFLKTETVGFSIYYTLDGSDPTINAIKYKGDFKTKPKTLLKAGLFNEAGELLGEITEIRLK, from the coding sequence ATGATAAACACTTCATATAAAACAAATATTTACGGCGCAAAAACAGTAGCATTATTTTTAGTATGTCTCATGTTTTCAGTAAATATTTATGCTCAAGATGTTCAGAATACTTTTATTCCACAACCAGAATCTGTTGTATACGCTTCAGGCGGATTTAAATTAGATGAAAACACGCAAGTTTTTATTCCGAAGAAATTCACCAAAACTTTAGCGCCTATCGTGTCATCGACACTTACAAATGACACCGGTTTATCGCTTACTGTAAACACAGGAAGAACCTCAGCGTCTAAAAACGTTATTGTTTTTGAAAAAGCAAAAAACGCATCTATAGAAGCCGAAGGTTATATTTTAGAGGTAAATGCTTCTAAAATTACTGTAAAAGCAACCGATTATGCAGGCTTATTTAATGGTTTCCAAACCTTAAGACAGGCTATTCCTGCCGGTTCAAACGGATCAACAGCAATACCAAGTATGACTATTACCGACAACCCAAGATTCCATTGGCGTGGTGTGTTGTTCGATGTTTCTCGTCATTTTCAAACTAAAGCTTTTATTTTGAAACAACTTGATGTATTAGCTTCATATAAAATAAACAAATTTCATTGGCATTTAACTGACGATCAAGGTTGGAGAATTGAAATTAAAAAATATCCAAACCTAACTCAAAAAGGAGCTTGGCGTGCCGACAGAACAGGTATTGCTTGGTGGTCTCGTGAGCCTGCTACGGCAGATGAACCTAAAACCGTTGGTGGTTTTTATACTCAAGAAGATATTAAAGAAGTGATTGCTTATGCATCGGCTAGGAATATAGAAGTAATACCAGAAATTGATGTTCCTGGACACAGTAAAGCTTTAGTGGCATCGTATCCAGAATTGTTTTGTTTTGACGGTGAAACTGATGCTAATTTTGAATTAGCCACTGGTGGAAAAGCGCCCGATAACGCCGTTTGTGCAGGAAAAGAAACTACCTATGCTTTTTTAGAAGATGTTATTAAGGAAGTAGCCGAGTTATTTCCTTCAAAATACATCCATATTGGTGGAGATGAATGCAATAAAACCAATTGGAAAAAATGTCCGCATTGCCAAAAAGTAATGACAGACCACAATCTTGCCGATGAGGAAGAATTACAAAGTCATTTTATTCAAAAAGTAAATAAAATAGTAACCGCCCAAAATAAACTAATGATTGGTTGGGATGAAATTTTAAGCGGTAAAGGAGCGAAAGGTGCTACTATTATGGCTTGGAGAAGAGGCATGCATACACCGGAGTTACAAGCACCACGTGAAGGCTACCCAACCATTATGACGTCGTATTTACACTCATACATCAGTCGTGTTCAAGGCCCTACATTTATGGAGCCAGAAGGACCAAATTCAGTATTACCACTATCTGTAGTTTATAATCATGAACCTATTCCTGATGAATTAACTGCGGAAGAAGCGAGCCGTGTATTAGGAAACCAAACTTGTTTATGGGCCGAATTTACACCAACCGAAGAACATTTTGAATACATGCTTTACCCAAGAACCTTAGCAAGTGCCGAGGTGTCTTGGAGCAATCCAAAAGTAAAAAACTGGGAACGTTTTCAAAATGCATTAAAAAGTGATCATTTTGAACGTTTAGAAAGAGACAAAGTCAATTATGCAAATAGCATGTTTACTGTATATCCTGCTTTTGCTATCGATCAATTAAATACAGAAGCTATTGTGTTTTTGAAAACAGAAACCGTTGGTTTTTCTATCTATTACACGCTTGATGGTAGCGATCCAACAATAAACGCGATTAAGTATAAAGGCGATTTTAAAACAAAACCTAAAACACTTTTAAAAGCTGGTTTATTTAACGAAGCTGGCGAATTACTAGGTGAAATAACAGAAATACGATTAAAATAA
- a CDS encoding sulfatase family protein gives MKISKLVALFMFVVASASAQKKPNIVYIICDDLGYGDVQVLNPEKGKILTPKIDAFSKESMTFTDAHSASAVCTPSRYAILTGRYSWRSRLQQGVLAGGEELEPLIAEDQMTVPKMLKDAGYKTAAIGKWHLGFKFVDDEGKPVEVYDGKKVIGPAIGSTVPNGPVSRGFDSYIGFHHSRVMKTIIKDDKVVDKMEPVKMLQFLGDHAEDYIAKESKNDTPFFMYLALNSPHSPVVPSKAWQGKSGMGDYADFVMETDDVVGRVLEALKANGIEDNTLVFFTSDNGCSYPVAKVGKLENEFGHYPSADFRGYKSDIWEGGHRIPFMVKWPEHIEANSINDKLICQTSLMATCAEIAGLSMDDNAGVDSYSILPMLKNKKAKTDYNLVVHHSIHGKFSIRNKKWKLELTPGSGGWSNPTDNKARKENLPEIQLYNMKTDAEETTNVYKKHPRVVAKLIKKLKHIVENGRTTSGKSQENDVPVDLYKTETTQNTAAH, from the coding sequence ATGAAAATATCAAAATTAGTAGCTCTTTTTATGTTCGTTGTTGCTTCAGCTTCAGCTCAAAAAAAACCAAATATTGTTTACATCATTTGTGACGATTTAGGCTATGGCGATGTACAAGTTTTAAATCCTGAAAAAGGTAAAATACTAACACCAAAAATAGATGCCTTTTCAAAAGAATCTATGACGTTTACCGATGCGCACTCCGCTTCTGCTGTATGTACGCCATCGCGTTACGCTATTTTAACAGGACGTTACTCGTGGCGTTCTAGATTGCAACAAGGTGTTTTAGCTGGAGGTGAAGAATTAGAACCTTTAATTGCAGAAGACCAAATGACAGTACCGAAAATGCTTAAAGATGCGGGTTATAAAACAGCTGCTATAGGTAAATGGCATCTTGGGTTTAAGTTTGTTGATGATGAAGGAAAACCAGTTGAAGTTTACGATGGTAAAAAAGTAATTGGCCCAGCTATTGGTTCTACGGTACCAAACGGACCAGTTTCTCGTGGTTTTGACTCTTATATTGGCTTTCACCACTCTCGAGTTATGAAAACGATTATAAAAGACGATAAGGTTGTTGATAAAATGGAACCTGTTAAAATGTTACAATTTTTAGGCGATCATGCTGAAGATTATATCGCTAAGGAATCTAAAAACGATACACCATTTTTTATGTATTTGGCATTAAACTCGCCACATAGTCCTGTTGTGCCTTCTAAAGCTTGGCAAGGTAAAAGTGGTATGGGCGATTATGCTGATTTTGTTATGGAAACCGATGATGTTGTAGGTCGTGTACTTGAAGCTTTAAAAGCAAATGGCATTGAAGATAATACTTTAGTATTCTTCACGAGTGATAACGGTTGCTCCTACCCTGTCGCAAAAGTTGGCAAGTTAGAAAATGAATTCGGACATTATCCAAGTGCTGATTTTAGAGGTTACAAATCTGATATTTGGGAAGGTGGACACCGCATTCCTTTTATGGTGAAATGGCCAGAACATATTGAAGCTAACTCTATAAACGATAAACTCATTTGTCAAACGAGTTTAATGGCCACTTGTGCTGAAATTGCAGGTTTAAGTATGGATGATAATGCTGGTGTAGATTCGTATAGCATTCTACCAATGTTGAAAAACAAAAAGGCAAAAACGGATTATAACTTAGTAGTTCATCATTCTATACATGGTAAATTTTCTATCAGAAATAAAAAATGGAAATTAGAATTAACGCCGGGTTCTGGTGGTTGGTCTAACCCAACGGATAATAAAGCTAGAAAAGAAAACTTGCCGGAAATTCAATTGTATAACATGAAAACCGATGCTGAAGAAACAACTAATGTTTACAAAAAGCATCCAAGAGTTGTTGCTAAATTGATAAAAAAATTAAAACATATTGTTGAAAATGGTAGAACAACCTCTGGAAAATCACAAGAGAATGATGTGCCTGTAGACCTTTACAAAACAGAAACTACACAAAATACAGCAGCGCACTAA
- a CDS encoding GH92 family glycosyl hydrolase, which translates to MSTTKRNILFYFCLAFTALVASSCNSSKSDKAATQNEKQPVDYIDPIIGAITYGKKSKDAHGFGKTFPGAATPFGLVQLSPDTVSDGDNGSGYSYEHPTMEGFSFTHMSGVGWFGDLGNFLVTPATGKLQTNRGVAENPESGYRSRYSHDTETTEAGYYAVTMDDYNVKAELTSAPRAGIIRFTYPETDSSRVQIDLARRVGGTSTEQYIKVVNENTIQGWMKCPPEGGGWGAGAGNADYVVYFYCQFSKPLIDYGIWSADIPDVPRKMRFIRRDNYQDAIKNAEIFEGKTEMQGKHLGFYTNFSTTAGEEVLVKSGISFVNIAGAKENLEHDISHWDFDKTKQEARDSWSEAIDNISVEGATDRDKTIFYTSLYHTLIDPRAFSDVNGNYIGADKKVHQTNDFTYRTIFSGWDVFRSQFPLQTIINPTLVNDEINSLLQMAELSGKEYLPRWEMLNSYSGVMLGNPAVSVIVDAYEKGIRNYNIEKAFTYSKNTVDNTGNGELGYSNKHISKTLEYAYSDWALSVMAKSLGKDDIAETYLKKSENYKNIWNDEVNWFRAKDSSGTWVEWKEKTVHGQGCIESNPYQQGWFVPHDIDGLKTLMGGEEAFKNELISFFENTPDDFLWNNYYNHANEPVHHVPFMLNEAGVPHLTQKTTRQICSDAYGTGPYGLCGNEDVGQMSAWYVLASIGIHPIAPGDNKYQITSPVFNEIEIKLDRNYYSGKTFKIVAQNNSEENIYIQSMALNGKPLNRFWITHQEITQGGVLEMEMGLEPVIQ; encoded by the coding sequence ATGAGTACTACAAAAAGAAACATATTATTTTATTTCTGTCTGGCATTTACGGCTTTAGTGGCGAGTTCTTGTAATTCTTCAAAATCTGATAAAGCAGCAACTCAAAACGAAAAGCAGCCTGTAGATTACATAGACCCTATTATTGGAGCTATTACTTATGGTAAAAAATCGAAGGACGCTCATGGTTTTGGTAAAACATTTCCGGGTGCAGCAACGCCATTTGGTTTGGTACAGCTAAGTCCTGATACGGTTTCTGATGGTGATAATGGTTCTGGATATTCTTATGAGCATCCAACGATGGAAGGTTTCAGTTTTACACACATGAGTGGTGTAGGCTGGTTTGGCGATTTAGGTAACTTTTTAGTAACACCTGCAACCGGTAAACTACAGACTAATCGTGGAGTAGCCGAAAATCCAGAAAGCGGCTACCGTTCTCGATATTCTCATGATACGGAAACTACAGAAGCGGGGTATTATGCCGTTACTATGGACGATTATAACGTAAAAGCAGAATTAACATCGGCACCTAGAGCAGGTATTATTCGCTTTACCTACCCTGAAACTGATAGTTCTCGAGTTCAAATCGATTTAGCCCGCCGTGTAGGTGGAACTTCAACAGAACAATACATCAAAGTAGTAAACGAAAACACCATACAAGGTTGGATGAAATGCCCTCCGGAAGGTGGTGGTTGGGGAGCTGGCGCAGGAAATGCAGACTATGTAGTCTACTTCTACTGTCAATTTAGCAAGCCATTAATAGACTATGGAATTTGGAGTGCAGACATTCCTGATGTTCCAAGAAAAATGCGATTCATAAGAAGAGACAATTATCAAGATGCCATTAAAAATGCTGAAATTTTTGAAGGTAAAACTGAAATGCAAGGCAAACATTTAGGCTTTTATACCAATTTTAGTACTACAGCAGGTGAAGAAGTTTTAGTAAAAAGTGGTATTTCATTTGTAAATATCGCGGGAGCTAAAGAAAATTTAGAACACGATATTAGTCATTGGGATTTCGATAAAACAAAACAAGAAGCTCGTGATAGTTGGAGCGAAGCTATTGACAACATATCTGTTGAAGGCGCTACAGATAGAGATAAAACTATTTTTTACACCTCATTGTATCATACTTTAATAGATCCACGTGCTTTTTCGGATGTGAATGGAAATTATATAGGCGCTGATAAAAAAGTACATCAAACTAACGATTTCACCTATCGTACCATTTTTAGTGGTTGGGATGTTTTTAGATCTCAATTCCCTTTACAAACCATTATTAATCCTACGTTGGTAAACGATGAAATTAATTCGTTACTACAAATGGCAGAATTGAGTGGTAAGGAGTATTTGCCACGTTGGGAAATGTTGAATTCCTACTCTGGTGTTATGTTAGGAAATCCAGCCGTGTCCGTTATTGTGGATGCTTACGAAAAAGGTATTCGAAATTACAACATTGAAAAAGCGTTTACCTACTCTAAAAATACGGTAGATAACACGGGGAACGGTGAGTTAGGCTATTCAAACAAACATATTTCTAAAACGTTGGAATATGCTTATTCTGATTGGGCTTTAAGTGTTATGGCCAAATCTTTAGGAAAGGATGATATTGCAGAAACGTACTTAAAGAAAAGCGAAAATTACAAGAATATTTGGAACGATGAAGTCAATTGGTTTAGAGCCAAAGACAGCAGCGGAACTTGGGTAGAATGGAAAGAAAAAACCGTGCATGGGCAAGGTTGTATAGAAAGTAATCCTTATCAACAAGGTTGGTTTGTACCTCATGATATTGATGGCTTAAAAACTTTAATGGGTGGCGAAGAAGCTTTTAAAAATGAATTAATTTCTTTCTTTGAAAACACACCAGATGATTTCCTTTGGAACAATTATTATAATCACGCAAATGAACCTGTACACCACGTACCTTTCATGCTAAATGAAGCTGGTGTACCACATTTAACACAAAAAACAACCCGCCAAATTTGTAGTGATGCCTATGGAACGGGTCCTTATGGATTGTGTGGCAACGAAGATGTTGGACAAATGTCTGCTTGGTACGTATTGGCTTCCATTGGCATCCACCCTATTGCTCCTGGCGATAATAAATATCAAATAACGAGTCCGGTATTTAATGAAATAGAAATTAAATTAGACCGAAATTATTACAGCGGAAAAACATTTAAAATTGTAGCCCAAAACAATTCCGAAGAAAATATTTATATCCAATCGATGGCGTTGAATGGAAAACCACTTAATCGTTTTTGGATTACACATCAAGAAATTACTCAAGGTGGTGTTTTAGAAATGGAAATGGGACTAGAACCCGTAATACAATAA